In Pedobacter sp. W3I1, one DNA window encodes the following:
- a CDS encoding glycosyltransferase family 2 protein, with translation MPKISIVLPVYNGLKYLDSAIYSILNQTEQNYEVLICDDASTDGSLSYLKQLENLNHNVRILYNDKNLGLFKTLNKLIKACQSPLIHLWAQDDIMMPNCLEECLNFHNLYPNITMSYHGVEYIDENGLVNPSEKIDGTPSIIDTKLYAILSSKWGCIPGNISNITINTSSIIAVGLFDDQMTLSADFDLWTKLAAVGDIGRIPYKLTYLRLHAAQLSRNYKSIALRIEEDTLIQKRIIGLLAENKDDFNIAKRFWRWKTQPTYFNDLLYLISVKEYDEGKKLAALLYSETNIIGLFFRWSIVRTLRFLKLDIKFYLNILDR, from the coding sequence ATGCCAAAAATTTCTATTGTACTTCCGGTTTATAATGGTTTAAAATATTTGGATAGTGCTATTTATTCAATTTTAAACCAAACAGAGCAAAACTATGAAGTGCTTATCTGTGATGACGCTTCTACTGACGGAAGCCTAAGCTATTTGAAACAGTTAGAAAACCTAAACCACAATGTTAGGATTTTATATAATGATAAAAATTTAGGGCTTTTTAAAACACTTAACAAACTAATTAAAGCTTGCCAATCACCATTGATACATTTGTGGGCACAAGATGATATCATGATGCCAAACTGTCTCGAAGAATGCCTTAATTTTCACAATCTTTATCCGAATATAACAATGAGTTATCACGGAGTAGAGTATATTGATGAAAATGGATTGGTTAACCCTTCGGAAAAAATTGATGGTACCCCGTCCATAATTGATACAAAATTGTATGCTATATTATCTTCAAAATGGGGCTGTATACCAGGCAATATTTCTAATATAACCATAAATACTTCGTCAATTATTGCAGTTGGACTATTTGATGATCAGATGACTTTGAGTGCCGATTTCGATTTATGGACTAAGTTGGCAGCTGTAGGAGATATTGGAAGAATTCCTTATAAACTTACCTATCTTCGTTTACATGCAGCACAACTAAGTAGAAATTACAAAAGTATTGCGTTAAGAATTGAAGAAGATACGCTAATACAAAAAAGAATTATCGGATTACTTGCGGAGAATAAAGATGATTTTAACATAGCTAAACGCTTTTGGCGCTGGAAAACCCAGCCAACCTATTTTAATGATCTATTGTATTTAATTTCAGTAAAAGAATACGATGAAGGTAAAAAACTAGCAGCGTTATTATATTCAGAAACAAATATCATCGGTCTATTTTTTAGATGGTCAATTGTAAGAACACTAAGATTCTTGAAATTAGATATTAAATTTTATCTGAAT